Sequence from the Mobula hypostoma chromosome 11, sMobHyp1.1, whole genome shotgun sequence genome:
AAGAATTTGGGTAAAAGAGCTTTGCTCtttcttttggttttttttgtggtTCAGAGTTACAAGCTTTTTGCAATGCTGGGAAGATAAACTAACAAAACATGCCCTTATATTTATGTTAGCGGTCTTACCTTTCCCACTGTTAGTTGTTTCATTGGTTGTATTGATTGTCGTAATAGTGGTGAAATCATTGATGGTTGTTATTGTAGTACTGATTGTCGTACTGGCAGTAGATGAGCGTACAGTTGTTGGAGTTGTACCAGTGTTCATATCTGGGATAGTTGTTGAGGTATTGCTGGATGTTGTTGATCCAGAATCTGTGGTGATAGTACCATCAGTCACCTTAGATGTCATATTAGGGCTTGCTGTCATCCCATTGAGATGTGTCGTTGTCCCACTGGAATTTGTCATTCCCACGTTAGGACTTGTTGTCAAACTAGAATTTGCCATTGTCCCATTAGGAGGTTCTGGTGTCACACTGGGACTTGTTATTGTCACACTAGAATTTCCTGTTGTTACATCAGGAGTTGCCGTGATCGTAGTAGAATTTTCTGCTTCCTCAGTAAGATTTGTCGTGGTCATACTAGGATTGCTGGTAGTTTCTACTGCTTCAGTGGTGCCTTTGCTTATAGTGTGTTGACTTGTTTCTGTAGATATAAGTAAAGAGGTGCTTTTCACTGATGTAGTGTGTGGGGTGTTAGAGCTTTCCATGGGCGTGGTCACACCTGTTGTGAAAGTAGTAATGGTGGAAATATTGCTGGTTGATTCTGCTAAAGTTGTATTGACAGTGGTAATTACTGACGTGTCAGTGACAGTAGAAGTTATCTTTGAAACTGTTGTACTATTTTCAGTTGTAGATTGTGAACTTCCAATTGTCCATAGTTGGCAAGTTAGACAAGAGGATATTAA
This genomic interval carries:
- the muc15 gene encoding mucin-15; this encodes MQLLLRVLISSCLTCQLWTIGSSQSTTENSTTVSKITSTVTDTSVITTVNTTLAESTSNISTITTFTTGVTTPMESSNTPHTTSVKSTSLLISTETSQHTISKGTTEAVETTSNPSMTTTNLTEEAENSTTITATPDVTTGNSSVTITSPSVTPEPPNGTMANSSLTTSPNVGMTNSSGTTTHLNGMTASPNMTSKVTDGTITTDSGSTTSSNTSTTIPDMNTGTTPTTVRSSTASTTISTTITTINDFTTITTINTTNETTNSGKDASPAEKKNQGGVVIGAILGTVLGLTLVLLVAYVLCTRRKSDNVSHRRLYDAFPNDPVLRLNTDDAVDLRYQDGAAYYNPAAMNDPSLYGGQSEGNVNYAIQMDDLPPSYGNVA